The following proteins come from a genomic window of Nostoc sp. TCL26-01:
- the cobD gene encoding threonine-phosphate decarboxylase CobD: MQQPSHGGNLAWAAAIAGCPADAIVDFSASISPLGPPKSAIAAIQSQIGNLRHYPDPDYSDLRLALGHFHQLPSACILPGNGSAELLTLAGRELAELAATSLITPAFGDYYRTLAAYGAKVLEFPLSLTRGQGDKGRGGQGEEISPHLCSYFSDNSGLLLNNPHNPTGKLFTREAILPLLAKYALVVVDEAFMDFVPPAEEQSLIPMVQEYPNLVILRSLTKFYSLPGLRLGYAIAHPDRLQKWRSWRDPWPVNTLAAAAAIAAVQDQEYQTQTWQWLPPTRQQLYQDLSTIAGLEPQPSAANFLLVKTQVSSVQLQQKLLQQHQILIRDCLSFQELGDRFFRIAVRSQSDNQRLLTALKLVMNAE; encoded by the coding sequence ATGCAGCAACCATCTCACGGAGGAAATTTAGCTTGGGCAGCAGCGATCGCTGGCTGTCCTGCTGATGCTATCGTGGATTTCTCTGCTAGCATTAGCCCATTGGGGCCACCAAAAAGTGCGATCGCTGCTATTCAGTCACAAATTGGTAATCTCAGGCATTATCCAGACCCAGATTACAGTGACCTCAGACTCGCTCTAGGTCACTTCCATCAATTACCATCAGCGTGTATTCTGCCTGGCAATGGCTCGGCAGAGTTACTTACCTTAGCAGGTAGAGAATTAGCAGAATTAGCCGCAACAAGTTTAATAACTCCAGCCTTTGGCGATTACTACCGCACTCTAGCTGCTTACGGTGCTAAAGTGCTGGAGTTTCCCCTGTCTTTAACAAGGGGACAAGGGGACAAGGGGAGAGGGGGACAAGGGGAAGAAATTTCTCCCCATCTTTGCTCTTATTTCTCGGACAATAGTGGATTGTTGTTAAATAATCCCCACAACCCAACAGGTAAACTCTTTACACGAGAGGCTATTTTGCCCTTATTGGCAAAGTATGCTTTGGTAGTGGTGGATGAAGCGTTTATGGATTTTGTCCCTCCCGCAGAGGAACAAAGCCTGATTCCAATGGTGCAGGAATATCCCAACTTAGTAATATTGCGATCGCTGACAAAATTTTACAGTCTACCTGGACTGAGATTAGGATATGCGATCGCTCACCCTGACCGCTTGCAAAAATGGCGATCGTGGCGTGATCCCTGGCCTGTCAACACCTTAGCAGCAGCTGCGGCAATAGCAGCCGTCCAAGATCAAGAATATCAAACACAAACTTGGCAATGGCTACCACCCACACGCCAGCAACTATATCAGGATTTATCCACAATCGCTGGATTAGAACCCCAACCCAGCGCTGCCAACTTTTTACTAGTGAAAACCCAAGTATCCAGTGTGCAATTGCAACAAAAATTACTCCAACAACACCAGATTTTAATTCGTGATTGTCTCAGCTTTCAAGAATTAGGCGATCGCTTTTTCCGCATCGCCGTCCGTTCTCAATCCGACAACCAACGCCTATTAACAGCACTAAAGTTAGTAATGAATGCTGAGTAA